From the Bacteroidia bacterium genome, the window TGTATATTTGCACGTAAAAAATTATCTTGAAAAAGGGAGGAACAAGATATATGAAAAAATTCTTTTGTTTTGCTGGTCATGCTCTTGATCCAAGGACAGGTCGTGGGACAGGGGCACATGCAGGTGACTATGACGAAGCAAAGCTAGCCATTGAGTTACGGAACAGTATTGTGGACAACATTCGTTCAAATTCTGAATGTGTATCGTTTCAAGTTATCAAAGATGACGATTATGAACGGTTGCCTGATTTATCTCGTCGGATAATGAGTTTAGTATCTACTCATGATTTGCTGTTAGATATTCACTGGAATGCTGCAGCAGATACACGGGCAACAGGGATTGAGGCTTATATTCCATCACGCTATTCAAAAACTGAATTGCGTTTAGCAGCAGATTTAGTCGAAGGGTTAGGGAAAATTTTAAAGTTACCCCTCCGAGGAGTTACAGAAGGGCGACGTGGGGTTAAATTGGAACATCACTCTCAACATCCTCAGCTTGCCATGATGCGTCCAAACTGTGAAAATGTTTTTAAATGATTTGAATTTATATTTTTTTTGCCAACTTCTGGCAGAGATACATCCAACCAGTGCCAACTTGTCTTGAAGAAAAAATAAAAGACATTCGTTTTTTCTCCGCTCTACTTCTCATGTGAAACTTCTTTTCTATTCCGTCGTATAAGAAACTATCAACAACATATGTTTAACATAAAACATATGCGTACCATCAAACATAAAGGAAGGAGAACATCGTTATGTCATCACTACTTGAGATCTTGCACACACTTTTATGGGGTTTTTGGGAAGCATGTTCCCCGGTGGTGCAACTTATCATGCGAGTCGCATGGATCATCGTCATGATCTTCTTATGTGCAGTGGTCATATCCCTTATTTCTCAAGCAATCATGTTCATCATCATCGTCATTATCTTCGCTATCGGCATCTATAAAGCAGTGCGTATCTTTATCTAAATAAACACCTAAACGAACATATGATACACACCATCAACAAAGACCTAGATC encodes:
- a CDS encoding N-acetylmuramoyl-L-alanine amidase encodes the protein MKKFFCFAGHALDPRTGRGTGAHAGDYDEAKLAIELRNSIVDNIRSNSECVSFQVIKDDDYERLPDLSRRIMSLVSTHDLLLDIHWNAAADTRATGIEAYIPSRYSKTELRLAADLVEGLGKILKLPLRGVTEGRRGVKLEHHSQHPQLAMMRPNCENVFK